One window of Botrimarina mediterranea genomic DNA carries:
- a CDS encoding glycosyltransferase family 2 protein: MNSLPRYTDLPPVDVTVVVGSYNRSAMLAETIDSLTALDTSLPGGGRFTYEVVAIDNASTDDTQAVLARYADPALRGAAERVRGFYESEPGVTHARNRGLREAAGEWIAFHDDDQRAHPQWLAKLQELARRRHLKVVGGAVHLSLPEDNIRVLAPECRVLLGEKVGWDQEQPYTRKRIPGTNNLMLHRSVLEEVGVFDTRITDGGEDADLYRRVRSAGHEAWYTPEAIVYHLIPRPRLADGYMKWTATRHGQHLALREYKEWGRAKLGGMLIIRALQAGCNYYPRYAVAILSQQREQALGKRALLWRSQAYLARAWSLFRKGDAEAGGHDASLNLREGREKLIHGASGAG; the protein is encoded by the coding sequence ATGAACAGCCTCCCGCGCTATACCGACCTTCCGCCCGTCGATGTCACCGTTGTTGTCGGCAGCTACAACCGCTCAGCGATGCTCGCCGAGACGATCGACAGCCTGACGGCGCTCGACACGTCGCTCCCCGGCGGCGGGCGATTTACCTACGAAGTCGTCGCGATCGACAACGCCTCGACCGACGACACGCAGGCCGTGCTCGCGCGCTACGCCGACCCCGCGTTGCGCGGCGCCGCCGAGCGTGTCCGCGGCTTCTACGAAAGCGAGCCTGGCGTCACTCACGCCCGTAACCGCGGGCTGCGCGAAGCGGCCGGCGAGTGGATCGCCTTCCACGACGACGACCAACGCGCCCATCCGCAGTGGCTTGCGAAGCTTCAAGAGCTCGCTCGCCGCCGCCATCTCAAGGTCGTCGGCGGCGCGGTGCATCTGTCGCTCCCCGAGGACAACATCCGCGTCCTGGCGCCTGAGTGCCGCGTTTTGCTCGGTGAAAAGGTCGGCTGGGACCAAGAGCAGCCCTACACGCGAAAGCGGATCCCCGGCACCAACAACCTGATGCTACACCGCTCGGTGCTTGAAGAGGTGGGCGTCTTTGACACCCGCATCACGGACGGTGGCGAGGACGCCGACCTTTACCGCCGCGTCCGCTCGGCCGGGCACGAGGCGTGGTACACGCCCGAGGCGATCGTCTACCACCTTATCCCCAGGCCGCGGCTGGCGGACGGCTACATGAAATGGACCGCCACCCGCCACGGCCAGCACCTGGCGTTGCGGGAGTACAAGGAATGGGGACGCGCAAAGCTCGGCGGGATGCTGATAATTCGCGCACTTCAGGCCGGTTGTAACTACTATCCGCGTTACGCCGTAGCTATCCTGTCCCAGCAGCGTGAGCAGGCCCTCGGAAAGCGGGCTCTCCTGTGGCGATCCCAGGCCTACCTTGCTCGGGCGTGGTCGCTCTTCCGCAAGGGGGACGCGGAGGCCGGCGGCCACGATGCGTCTCTCAACCTGCGTGAGGGACGCGAAAAGCTGATCCACGGCGCCTCGGGCGCCGGCTGA
- a CDS encoding CpsD/CapB family tyrosine-protein kinase translates to MHQVNSIDVYDSPESVVRPVPRRRGADAYDTLLWRLQPRLEESRVKSDGAGFLVGVTACDRKAGVSTVAANLAIRAADHQMRPVLLIDSACQQPTVGRKFRLRDALGLSDALAGRCSFVEAIHQTSVDGLDVMPLGTAGLMDRVGLDCQQVEAMIGGLRESHQMVIFDLPEVSELRNMLVVARQLDAVVLTIRHETTSAAMLERVADQLQADRVNLIGSVVTAHKQYVPNWLRRRL, encoded by the coding sequence CGTCGCCGCGGCGCCGACGCGTACGACACGCTGCTGTGGCGTCTGCAACCGCGGCTCGAAGAGTCACGCGTCAAGAGCGACGGTGCGGGTTTCCTCGTGGGCGTCACGGCCTGCGACCGCAAAGCCGGCGTGAGCACGGTTGCGGCGAACCTCGCCATCCGCGCCGCCGATCACCAGATGCGTCCGGTGCTTCTGATCGACTCGGCGTGTCAACAGCCCACCGTCGGCAGGAAGTTCCGCCTGCGTGACGCCTTGGGGCTTTCCGACGCGTTGGCGGGTCGCTGCTCATTCGTTGAGGCGATCCACCAGACGAGCGTCGATGGCCTCGACGTGATGCCGCTAGGGACTGCCGGCCTAATGGACCGCGTCGGCCTCGATTGCCAGCAGGTCGAGGCGATGATCGGCGGCCTCCGCGAATCGCACCAGATGGTTATCTTCGACCTTCCCGAAGTCAGCGAGCTGCGAAACATGCTGGTCGTGGCTCGTCAGTTGGATGCGGTCGTGCTGACGATCCGCCACGAGACGACCTCTGCCGCGATGCTCGAACGCGTCGCCGACCAACTGCAAGCGGACCGCGTCAATCTCATTGGCTCGGTGGTGACCGCGCACAAGCAGTACGTGCCGAACTGGTTGCGTCGCCGGCTGTGA
- a CDS encoding glycosyltransferase family 2 protein: MPTYVSGAVTLDRPVTSDPESDLAPNAVTQPTIRVALPAYNEAEALLPLLESLHATLVRAGLPHEIVVVDDGSKDDTALIASQASFMMPVRLVQHERNQGLAAALRTGLTDAVDHAAPGDIVVTMDSDNTHPAGLIPRMLTMIAEGHDVVIASRFQPGARVIGVPLERVLLSIAARWVFKVLQPIPGVRDYTCGFRAYRVEALAATIEHYGPRFVSEQGFSCMVDVLLKMRRLQVNGGPIVMGEAPMILRYDQKGGVSKMRVFRTIRQTLSLVARRTVGGA; encoded by the coding sequence ATGCCCACCTACGTTTCAGGCGCCGTCACTCTCGATCGTCCGGTCACGTCCGATCCAGAAAGCGATCTCGCTCCCAACGCTGTAACGCAGCCCACGATCCGCGTCGCGCTCCCCGCTTACAACGAGGCCGAAGCGCTGCTGCCGTTGCTCGAGTCGCTGCACGCGACCCTTGTGCGCGCCGGCTTGCCGCACGAGATCGTCGTCGTCGATGATGGCAGCAAAGACGACACCGCCCTGATCGCCAGCCAGGCGTCGTTCATGATGCCAGTGCGCCTCGTGCAACACGAGCGCAACCAAGGCCTCGCCGCCGCGCTGCGGACGGGCCTCACCGACGCGGTGGATCATGCGGCGCCCGGCGACATCGTCGTCACAATGGACTCCGACAACACGCACCCCGCCGGCCTGATCCCGCGGATGCTGACGATGATCGCCGAAGGGCACGACGTCGTGATCGCCTCGCGCTTCCAGCCCGGCGCCCGCGTCATCGGCGTCCCGCTGGAACGCGTGCTGCTCAGCATCGCGGCGCGTTGGGTCTTCAAGGTCCTGCAACCGATCCCCGGCGTCCGCGACTATACGTGCGGCTTCCGCGCGTACCGCGTCGAAGCCCTCGCCGCCACGATCGAACACTACGGCCCGCGCTTCGTCAGCGAGCAGGGTTTTTCCTGCATGGTCGATGTACTGCTCAAGATGCGCCGTCTTCAAGTGAACGGCGGCCCGATCGTCATGGGCGAAGCGCCGATGATTCTGCGTTACGATCAAAAGGGCGGCGTCAGCAAGATGCGGGTCTTCCGCACCATCCGCCAAACGTTGTCGTTAGTTGCGCGCCGCACCGTCGGCGGCGCGTGA
- a CDS encoding O-antigen ligase family protein, with translation MPNAALIPTTSVVTSHAQDRSWLRLARNVGLVFFLVAVFGAVEHDTLYANAAITTMSEKEIRDLFIEQMERGNALRQVALLALGCVGVAGMASSREKPWNVRWSVLAPLVVLVALSCLSIAWTPQPVVTAKRLVVLACVLTGCAGLARILTPREFLGVSLATLLLFISGSIAVDMAAGGRPWSGDYRFGGTLHPNAQATYCAILAIAANCLRLGFGRRWLKLVIIAAALGLIVLTESRTGLMAAVAALVLTWMVKLPPGMRWAGFSLGIAGATLLVVAYFSVGSGARSRVVDTALLGRSQQAGSLTGRLPLWDELLDHAADKPLLGYGYEGFWTEKRIAAIMRSQGWSLQNAHNSYFEILLQLGYVGLFLAIWFLIAGSTTLAAATTLTRDPGYAFAFGVVMFGVLNSGLESLFVKLRYSPVIAMIGLLMVALYYPLTSSDEPESRLPQRRVF, from the coding sequence TTGCCTAACGCCGCTCTCATTCCGACGACGTCCGTCGTTACCTCCCACGCTCAAGACCGATCTTGGCTGCGACTGGCGCGCAACGTCGGCCTCGTCTTCTTTCTGGTGGCGGTCTTCGGCGCGGTCGAGCACGACACGCTCTACGCGAACGCCGCCATCACGACGATGAGCGAGAAAGAGATCCGCGACCTGTTCATCGAGCAGATGGAGCGCGGCAACGCGCTGCGCCAAGTCGCGCTCCTCGCCTTGGGCTGCGTGGGCGTCGCTGGCATGGCGTCTTCGCGCGAAAAGCCATGGAATGTCCGCTGGAGTGTGTTGGCGCCCCTGGTCGTGTTGGTTGCCCTGTCGTGCCTCAGCATCGCGTGGACCCCGCAGCCCGTCGTGACAGCCAAACGGCTGGTCGTGTTGGCGTGCGTGCTTACCGGTTGCGCCGGCCTCGCACGAATCCTCACCCCGCGCGAGTTCCTCGGCGTTTCGCTGGCGACGCTCCTGCTCTTTATCAGCGGCAGCATTGCCGTGGACATGGCGGCGGGCGGCCGTCCCTGGTCGGGCGACTACCGCTTCGGCGGGACGCTCCACCCCAACGCTCAAGCGACCTACTGCGCGATCCTCGCCATCGCGGCGAACTGCTTGCGGCTCGGCTTCGGTCGCCGCTGGCTGAAGCTGGTGATCATCGCCGCGGCGCTGGGGCTGATCGTCCTCACCGAATCCCGCACCGGCCTGATGGCGGCCGTGGCGGCGCTGGTGTTGACATGGATGGTGAAGCTCCCACCGGGGATGCGTTGGGCCGGGTTCTCCCTCGGAATCGCCGGCGCGACGCTGCTGGTGGTCGCCTACTTCAGCGTCGGCAGCGGCGCCCGCAGCCGCGTCGTCGATACGGCTCTCTTGGGTCGCAGCCAGCAGGCCGGCTCACTGACCGGCCGTCTTCCGCTGTGGGACGAGCTGCTCGACCACGCCGCCGACAAGCCGCTGCTCGGCTATGGCTACGAGGGCTTTTGGACCGAAAAGCGCATCGCCGCGATCATGCGCAGCCAAGGATGGTCGCTGCAGAACGCGCACAACTCGTACTTCGAGATCCTGCTGCAACTGGGGTACGTCGGCCTCTTCTTGGCGATTTGGTTCTTGATTGCCGGTTCAACCACGCTCGCCGCGGCGACGACGCTCACGCGCGACCCGGGCTACGCCTTCGCCTTCGGCGTCGTGATGTTCGGCGTGCTCAATAGCGGGCTGGAGTCGCTGTTCGTCAAGCTCCGTTACTCGCCCGTCATCGCGATGATCGGCCTCTTGATGGTCGCACTTTACTACCCGCTAACCAGCAGCGACGAGCCCGAGTCACGCCTCCCTCAACGGCGGGTGTTTTAG
- a CDS encoding lipopolysaccharide biosynthesis protein: protein MSLHAPQTVVARGATSSGGRRAIDMVPRGLWVFIDQAVVSLANFAAPIAVGRSAGQEELGYFVLGFSIYLFTLGLARAMVWTAFTRRTPQLDVADRPAYAGSATVHLLVFAAVSCGLTLLVATGAWALGYRLYAWLLTLVGPCAAAMLLREHVRRLGLARFDFFDVFLFDAVVSIAQVLLLVWIAVRGTVCANDAFLALAVTSMLAVPWLLLKSGAWRIDWRRVIPDWNENWSITKWLAGGATAVLLGKEGYNWLLSVIASIAELGRLGAARVIVQMTNPLVIGVSNYLGPVSAKVHADNGVAGLWRYTVRTTAVMASSIGAFLLGVAVVGVPIVQLIFGKAAEGVTTLLLVTLTAGLLSEALLIPIEYAMVNLGRTRLMFKTAIMRLVVNGSIGFGLVGLFGAEAIGVGMLLGSLVALAWQWAAFAQEARDE from the coding sequence GTGTCGTTACACGCCCCGCAAACCGTTGTGGCCCGTGGGGCGACGAGTTCGGGGGGGCGGCGCGCCATTGACATGGTCCCGCGCGGCCTGTGGGTCTTCATCGATCAAGCCGTCGTCAGCCTGGCGAACTTTGCGGCGCCGATCGCCGTGGGGCGCTCCGCCGGGCAGGAAGAGCTGGGGTACTTCGTCCTCGGGTTTTCTATCTACCTGTTCACGCTAGGCCTGGCGCGGGCGATGGTTTGGACGGCGTTCACACGCCGCACCCCGCAGCTCGACGTGGCCGATCGACCTGCCTACGCCGGCAGCGCGACGGTCCACCTGCTCGTCTTCGCCGCGGTCTCGTGCGGCCTAACGCTGCTCGTCGCTACCGGCGCGTGGGCGTTGGGCTACCGCCTTTACGCTTGGCTGCTGACGCTTGTCGGCCCTTGCGCCGCCGCGATGCTGCTGCGCGAGCACGTGCGCCGGCTCGGGCTGGCGAGGTTCGACTTCTTCGATGTCTTTCTCTTCGACGCGGTGGTGTCGATCGCCCAGGTGTTGCTACTGGTGTGGATCGCGGTGCGTGGGACCGTGTGCGCGAATGACGCATTCCTTGCTCTAGCGGTGACGTCGATGCTCGCCGTGCCGTGGCTGCTGCTGAAGAGCGGCGCCTGGCGTATCGACTGGCGCCGTGTAATTCCCGACTGGAACGAGAACTGGTCGATCACCAAGTGGCTCGCCGGCGGCGCCACCGCGGTGCTCCTCGGCAAGGAGGGTTACAACTGGCTCCTGTCGGTGATCGCGTCCATCGCGGAACTCGGCCGGCTCGGCGCCGCGCGGGTGATCGTGCAGATGACCAACCCCTTGGTGATCGGGGTCTCGAATTATCTCGGCCCCGTCAGCGCCAAGGTTCATGCCGACAACGGCGTCGCGGGGCTCTGGCGTTACACGGTCCGCACGACCGCTGTCATGGCGTCGTCGATCGGCGCGTTTCTGTTGGGCGTCGCCGTGGTGGGCGTGCCGATCGTGCAGCTGATCTTTGGCAAAGCGGCCGAAGGCGTCACGACGCTGCTGCTCGTGACGCTGACCGCTGGACTGCTGTCCGAGGCGCTGCTGATCCCCATCGAATACGCCATGGTCAACCTCGGCCGCACGCGGCTGATGTTCAAGACGGCCATCATGCGGCTGGTGGTGAACGGGTCGATCGGCTTCGGCCTGGTTGGTCTCTTCGGCGCCGAGGCGATCGGCGTCGGCATGTTGCTGGGGAGCCTTGTGGCGCTGGCGTGGCAGTGGGCGGCCTTCGCTCAGGAGGCCCGCGATGAGTAG
- a CDS encoding NAD(P)/FAD-dependent oxidoreductase, with the protein MPTTLQTTPPTTPRPSASNQRRHWCVVGGGMLGLSLANELQKRGVRVTVLEAGPELGGLASPWELHDAETGRDVTWDRHYHVTLLSDTRLRQLLEEIGLAEDMRWIETKTGFYSGGKMYSMSSTLEFLTFPPLRLWEKFRLGMTIFGASKIKNWKRLEQISVTDWLRKWSGAGAFEKVWLPLLKAKLGDAHTRVSAAFIWAHISRMYAARRTGHKKEMFGYVRGGYPRILQTLADTLEDRGVELLTDAPVSEATATADGRVAVKLADGSTMHFDEVAFTTPSSVIARAVPGLSDDERARHQGVDYLGIVCASLLLKKPITEYYVTNITDGWVPLTAVIEMTTIVDPEELGGRYLVYLPKYCPADDRLFDRTDDELREEWLSALEKMHPHFSRADVVAMRFSRVRSVMALPTLNYSERLPPMKTSVPGVWAVNSAHILKGNLNVNETIQVADEALTGPLAAALV; encoded by the coding sequence GTGCCCACCACCCTCCAGACCACCCCCCCCACCACGCCGCGCCCCAGCGCCAGCAACCAACGCCGCCACTGGTGCGTGGTCGGTGGCGGCATGCTCGGCCTCTCACTGGCTAACGAGCTCCAGAAACGCGGCGTCCGCGTCACGGTCCTCGAAGCGGGCCCCGAGCTCGGCGGCCTCGCCAGCCCCTGGGAGCTGCACGACGCCGAGACCGGCCGCGACGTCACCTGGGACCGCCACTACCACGTGACGCTCCTCTCCGACACGCGGCTCCGACAACTGCTCGAAGAGATCGGCCTCGCTGAGGACATGCGCTGGATCGAAACCAAGACCGGCTTCTACAGCGGCGGCAAGATGTACTCGATGTCCTCGACGCTCGAGTTCCTCACGTTCCCGCCGCTGCGGCTGTGGGAGAAATTCCGTCTCGGCATGACGATCTTCGGCGCGTCGAAGATCAAGAACTGGAAACGCCTCGAACAAATCTCCGTCACCGACTGGCTCCGCAAGTGGTCGGGCGCCGGCGCGTTCGAGAAGGTCTGGCTGCCGCTGCTGAAGGCGAAGCTTGGCGACGCCCACACGCGCGTCTCAGCCGCGTTCATCTGGGCCCACATCAGCCGCATGTACGCTGCCCGCCGCACGGGCCACAAGAAAGAGATGTTCGGCTACGTCCGCGGCGGCTACCCGCGCATCCTGCAAACGCTCGCCGACACGCTCGAAGATCGCGGCGTCGAGTTGCTCACCGACGCGCCGGTAAGTGAAGCAACCGCCACAGCCGACGGCCGCGTCGCGGTAAAGCTCGCCGACGGCTCGACGATGCACTTCGACGAGGTCGCTTTCACGACGCCATCGTCCGTCATCGCCCGCGCCGTGCCCGGTCTCAGCGACGACGAGCGCGCCCGCCACCAGGGCGTCGATTACCTCGGCATCGTCTGCGCGTCGCTGCTGCTCAAGAAGCCGATCACCGAGTACTACGTCACCAATATCACTGACGGCTGGGTCCCGCTCACCGCGGTGATCGAGATGACGACGATTGTCGATCCCGAAGAACTCGGCGGCCGCTACTTGGTTTACCTGCCAAAGTATTGCCCCGCCGACGATAGGCTCTTCGACCGCACCGACGATGAATTGCGAGAAGAATGGCTTTCCGCCCTCGAAAAAATGCACCCGCACTTCTCGCGTGCCGATGTCGTCGCGATGCGCTTCAGCCGCGTTCGCAGCGTGATGGCCCTGCCAACGCTCAACTACAGCGAACGCCTGCCGCCAATGAAGACCAGCGTCCCGGGCGTGTGGGCCGTCAACTCGGCCCACATCCTCAAAGGCAACCTCAACGTCAACGAAACGATCCAAGTCGCCGACGAAGCCCTCACCGGGCCCCTCGCCGCAGCTCTGGTTTGA
- a CDS encoding O-antigen ligase family protein, with product MSSSVAMSGFADFGGYDDTPTDAGSIRWGRVLWVVAFFLPVFYYIDHDAEAFAGRQVADETEDDIADQYVDEIEGGSGLRKLVLITYGVTGLWCLMQCRDREWNVQRFAALATCALMAWILLSVFWSLNPGLTFKRIVAFGMVFVGSLGYARLLRADELLAVSLATFALLIGNSFFLDVVNGGKPWDLDYRFGGTLHPNLQSTYCAMLCLAAYCTPKKYGSQWVARALFFMGIVLLIQTQSRTSLFALLAALGMVSLVKLSSTLRWQTALLLLLVVSITTIAIASFSEGQRKGLTEAALMGRTEQSGTLSGRVPLWQELTRFASARPLTGYGFESFWTPENIDAVMRSQKWALQSAHNSYFETVLQLGLPGLVFACVMVLASFNLTQAAYEHTRASGYAYMYGVLGFGMANSLLESNFAKLKYPTVIALIGVLGVIAFYPASDSYEVPYLKFRRRRDAAPCRGAAGRDHAREGRQIA from the coding sequence ATGAGTAGCTCCGTCGCCATGTCGGGCTTTGCTGATTTCGGTGGGTACGACGACACACCTACCGACGCCGGAAGTATCCGCTGGGGCCGCGTGTTGTGGGTCGTCGCCTTCTTCCTACCCGTCTTCTATTACATCGACCACGACGCCGAGGCGTTCGCGGGCCGGCAAGTCGCCGACGAGACCGAAGACGATATCGCCGACCAATACGTCGACGAGATCGAAGGGGGGAGCGGGCTCCGCAAGCTGGTGCTGATCACTTACGGCGTCACGGGCCTGTGGTGCCTGATGCAATGCCGCGACCGCGAATGGAACGTCCAGCGCTTCGCCGCGCTCGCGACGTGCGCGCTGATGGCGTGGATCCTGCTCAGTGTCTTCTGGTCGCTCAATCCTGGCCTGACCTTCAAACGCATCGTCGCGTTCGGCATGGTCTTCGTCGGATCGCTCGGGTATGCCCGCCTGTTACGAGCCGACGAGTTGCTGGCTGTGTCGCTGGCGACATTCGCCCTCCTGATCGGCAACAGCTTTTTCCTGGATGTCGTGAACGGCGGCAAGCCGTGGGACCTCGACTATCGCTTCGGTGGGACGCTGCATCCCAACTTGCAATCCACTTATTGCGCGATGCTTTGCCTGGCGGCTTACTGCACGCCTAAGAAGTACGGCAGCCAATGGGTCGCCCGGGCGTTATTCTTCATGGGAATCGTCTTGCTGATTCAGACACAGTCGCGAACGAGCCTCTTCGCCCTGCTGGCGGCGCTGGGGATGGTGTCGCTGGTCAAGCTGTCATCGACGCTACGGTGGCAAACCGCGTTGCTGCTGTTGCTCGTCGTCTCGATCACGACCATCGCGATCGCTAGCTTCAGCGAGGGCCAGCGTAAGGGGCTCACCGAGGCCGCCCTCATGGGCCGCACCGAACAATCCGGCACCCTCTCGGGCCGCGTGCCGCTCTGGCAAGAGCTGACGCGCTTCGCGTCGGCGCGCCCGCTGACGGGATACGGCTTCGAGTCGTTCTGGACGCCCGAGAACATTGACGCCGTGATGAGGTCCCAGAAGTGGGCCCTCCAGTCGGCGCACAACTCGTACTTTGAGACCGTGCTGCAACTCGGCCTGCCGGGCCTGGTCTTCGCGTGCGTGATGGTGCTGGCGAGCTTCAACCTGACGCAGGCCGCCTACGAGCACACCCGCGCGTCGGGCTACGCGTATATGTACGGCGTTCTCGGCTTCGGGATGGCGAATAGCCTGCTCGAGTCAAACTTCGCTAAGCTCAAGTATCCAACCGTCATCGCGTTGATCGGCGTGCTGGGCGTGATCGCCTTCTACCCAGCGAGTGACTCCTACGAGGTCCCCTACCTCAAGTTCCGCCGGCGACGAGACGCAGCGCCCTGTCGCGGCGCCGCCGGCCGGGACCATGCGAGGGAGGGCCGCCAGATTGCCTAA